A DNA window from Kiritimatiellaceae bacterium contains the following coding sequences:
- a CDS encoding glycosyl hydrolase — protein sequence MAALDSDSLTSWSSEQTGKQEITVDLSHPWPIRSVEIEWGTNHPSDYTVQLTADGKTWNPVAHPVDFKPPESEGWFGFKFTVHKVDPVVTAIGLRIQCLESTNGFELINLRINGQHPFCYEPVPSDAVCRNKTAAPEARVQDLLKRMTIREKIGMTGGFNYFFFSGLERFGFAPVLLNDATSGLNLRPDIEREYSSITKSTSFPLASALAATWQPELAFEMGKAIGEECRAAGTGVLLGPGINIYRTSTCGRNFEYMGEDPYLTSRMAVEHIKGVQSQRVIATVKHFVANNNEFVRTRANSLIDERTLHEIYLPAFAAAVQEGNVRAVMSSYNWLNGEKCGESKALLTGILRGELGYTGMVMSDWGDGTDDMTKILGSGQNSIMPGIKGFGQHVRALLAQDPSGTEKQLDAMIAPTLRVLFEMGTWDRPAADPAFMSTFAGHKTTARTIAESAITLLKNDQVLPLVQGQKILITGNLSAITNASSGGGSGYVKGYDHINFYDGLRAVFGNDVTMEENPSGETVKKADRILYFLTMGDREGADRSFDLPEQINQRIQALAAQNSSVIVVASTGTGFGMPWLDSVKGLVHGYYLGQEYGAAMANVLSAKVTPSGKLPFTIEKFFADSPAYNYNLLDGTPWWFTKFPTNIAARTVDVPYSEGVFVGYRWYEAKQRPVNFPFGFGLSYTTFTISNLQVSSENITRKKPVTVSVTVQNTGKIPGAEVVQLYVHDEQSSVERPYRELKGFKKVFLQPGERKTVTMTLDWKALAFWDITTHDWLVEPGTFTLLAGNSSRNVQCQTRINCK from the coding sequence ATGGCTGCTTTAGACAGCGACAGCCTGACATCCTGGAGTTCAGAACAGACCGGCAAACAGGAAATCACGGTTGACCTTAGTCACCCGTGGCCGATCCGGTCGGTCGAAATTGAATGGGGAACCAACCATCCTTCCGACTATACGGTTCAACTGACCGCTGACGGAAAAACATGGAACCCCGTTGCCCATCCGGTGGACTTTAAACCACCTGAATCCGAAGGCTGGTTTGGATTCAAATTCACCGTTCATAAAGTGGATCCGGTTGTTACCGCTATCGGACTTCGTATCCAGTGCTTAGAGTCCACCAATGGGTTCGAGCTGATCAATCTGCGGATCAACGGACAGCATCCTTTTTGTTATGAGCCGGTTCCGTCCGATGCGGTCTGCCGGAACAAAACCGCCGCGCCGGAAGCGCGGGTGCAGGATTTACTTAAGCGCATGACGATCCGTGAAAAGATCGGCATGACGGGCGGATTCAATTATTTCTTTTTTTCCGGTCTGGAACGGTTCGGGTTCGCGCCGGTTCTGCTGAACGATGCAACATCCGGACTAAACCTGCGCCCGGATATCGAACGGGAATATTCTTCGATTACTAAGTCCACTTCTTTTCCGCTGGCCTCTGCGCTGGCCGCCACCTGGCAGCCGGAACTGGCGTTCGAGATGGGCAAGGCGATCGGCGAAGAATGCCGCGCCGCCGGAACCGGCGTTCTGCTGGGGCCGGGAATCAATATTTACCGGACTTCAACCTGCGGACGGAATTTTGAGTACATGGGCGAAGATCCGTATCTGACCAGTCGCATGGCGGTAGAGCACATTAAAGGCGTTCAGAGCCAAAGAGTCATCGCCACGGTTAAGCATTTCGTCGCGAACAATAACGAGTTTGTCCGCACTCGCGCCAATTCCCTCATTGACGAGCGAACGCTTCACGAAATTTATCTACCGGCCTTCGCCGCCGCCGTGCAGGAAGGAAATGTCCGCGCTGTTATGTCTTCCTACAACTGGCTGAACGGAGAAAAGTGCGGCGAAAGCAAAGCTCTACTGACCGGTATTCTGCGCGGCGAACTGGGTTACACCGGAATGGTCATGAGCGACTGGGGCGACGGAACGGACGACATGACCAAAATTCTGGGTTCCGGACAGAACAGTATCATGCCCGGAATAAAAGGCTTCGGTCAGCATGTCCGCGCTCTGCTGGCGCAAGACCCGTCCGGCACAGAAAAACAGCTCGACGCGATGATTGCGCCGACCCTGCGGGTTCTGTTTGAAATGGGAACATGGGATCGTCCCGCCGCAGACCCGGCATTCATGAGCACATTTGCCGGACACAAAACGACGGCCCGCACAATCGCCGAGTCGGCGATCACGCTGCTGAAAAACGATCAGGTTCTGCCGCTCGTCCAGGGTCAGAAAATTCTGATCACCGGCAATTTGTCCGCTATAACAAACGCCAGCAGCGGCGGCGGCTCCGGCTATGTCAAAGGCTACGATCACATCAATTTTTATGACGGTTTGCGGGCTGTATTCGGCAACGACGTTACGATGGAAGAGAATCCTTCCGGCGAAACCGTCAAGAAGGCCGACCGGATTCTCTATTTCCTGACGATGGGCGACCGGGAAGGTGCCGACCGATCCTTCGATCTGCCGGAACAGATCAATCAGCGGATTCAGGCGCTGGCCGCACAGAACTCCAGCGTGATCGTGGTTGCGTCAACCGGTACCGGCTTCGGAATGCCGTGGCTTGATTCGGTGAAAGGCTTGGTTCACGGCTATTATCTCGGACAGGAATACGGCGCAGCAATGGCGAACGTGCTTTCCGCCAAAGTGACTCCGTCGGGCAAGCTTCCCTTCACCATCGAGAAGTTCTTCGCGGACTCGCCGGCATACAACTACAATCTGCTCGACGGAACTCCATGGTGGTTCACAAAATTCCCGACCAACATTGCCGCCAGAACGGTTGACGTCCCGTATTCCGAAGGCGTTTTTGTCGGCTACCGCTGGTATGAAGCGAAGCAGAGGCCGGTGAACTTTCCGTTCGGCTTCGGCCTTTCCTATACGACATTCACGATCAGCAACCTTCAGGTTTCATCGGAAAACATTACCCGGAAGAAGCCGGTAACCGTCAGCGTTACTGTCCAAAACACAGGAAAGATTCCCGGAGCCGAAGTGGTTCAGCTTTACGTCCATGATGAACAGTCCAGCGTCGAACGTCCGTACCGGGAACTGAAAGGTTTCAAAAAAGTTTTC
- a CDS encoding M23 family metallopeptidase, whose translation MAQQHSKIIRHLFILIAISLVAAGCWKFRSGAPKTAAGPEHADEPAPLPGLLFGFPTPQTRLDDTNNPAVFMPTESGKVESAWYGSTRTRKFGKYFLPAFHEGVDIAPTARDSKGRALDPVFAAADGYVGYISRVGGNSSYGIYVVLLHKDTLGEYFTLYAHLASAAGLKEGDAVTRGTEIGRIGNTSTLKIPVQRSHLHFEFGTMLNDRFSGWFRKEKLKPFHGNMHGYNLAGLNPKELFPYMTNGQHFVFQQYITNCPVAFRLIVPVAGKPDYYCRYPALWNAGENFPCAIVVDVSEGKVPLQARAATEEEAASLRKNKPRVLNAFSEVLGRNGARLIVEKDGQWILGRNGEQWLEILLYR comes from the coding sequence ATGGCACAGCAGCACTCAAAAATTATTCGTCATCTGTTCATTCTGATCGCAATCAGTCTGGTTGCCGCCGGATGCTGGAAGTTCCGCAGCGGCGCGCCGAAAACAGCCGCCGGGCCGGAGCACGCGGACGAACCGGCTCCGTTGCCGGGCTTGTTGTTCGGATTTCCTACGCCGCAAACCCGGCTGGACGACACGAATAATCCGGCGGTGTTCATGCCGACGGAATCCGGCAAAGTCGAATCGGCCTGGTACGGCTCAACCCGGACGCGGAAGTTCGGTAAATATTTTCTTCCGGCGTTTCACGAAGGCGTGGACATTGCGCCGACGGCGCGCGACTCAAAGGGCCGCGCACTGGATCCGGTGTTCGCCGCCGCCGACGGATACGTCGGCTACATCAGCCGGGTCGGCGGCAACTCCTCGTACGGAATTTACGTCGTGCTGCTCCATAAAGACACCCTCGGCGAATACTTCACACTCTATGCCCACCTTGCTTCCGCCGCCGGGCTGAAAGAAGGCGATGCCGTGACACGCGGCACCGAAATCGGACGGATAGGCAACACCTCCACGCTGAAAATTCCGGTTCAGCGCAGCCATTTGCATTTTGAATTCGGCACCATGCTCAACGACCGGTTCAGCGGCTGGTTCCGGAAAGAAAAACTCAAACCCTTTCACGGCAACATGCACGGCTACAACCTCGCCGGACTCAATCCGAAGGAACTGTTCCCGTACATGACCAACGGACAGCACTTTGTTTTTCAGCAATACATCACCAACTGCCCCGTCGCTTTCCGGCTGATTGTTCCGGTCGCCGGAAAGCCAGACTATTATTGCCGTTACCCGGCGCTGTGGAACGCCGGAGAAAACTTTCCCTGCGCGATAGTCGTGGACGTTTCCGAAGGCAAAGTTCCGTTGCAGGCCAGAGCGGCGACCGAAGAAGAAGCCGCATCGCTCCGGAAAAACAAGCCGCGCGTGCTGAACGCTTTCTCCGAAGTCCTCGGACGCAACGGTGCCCGTCTCATCGTCGAAAAAGACGGCCAGTGGATTCTGGGCCGCAACGGCGAGCAGTGGCTGGAAATTCTGCTCTACCGCTAA
- a CDS encoding N-6 DNA methylase: MLDSETKRRIDTARDILVGKVPDPKSQVEQITIALIYKFMDDMDAEAEELGGKRKFFTKEFARYGWAKLMSPSLGGHEMRDLYKEGLAKMPENPGIPPLFRDILKDADLPYRDPETLKSFLKIINGFTYDHSEKLGDAFEYLLSVLGSQGDAGQFRTPRHIIDFMVEVIAPKKGEVILDPACGTAGFLISAYKHILKAHDPSNRANPSAKPLTPDERGKMAKNFRGYDISPDMVRLSLVNLYLHGFADPHIVEYDTLTSEERWNEYADVILANPPFMSPKGGIKPHKRFSIQAKRSEVLFVDYMAEHLTPTGRAAIIVPEGIIFQSQTAYKQLRKMLVENSLVAVVSLPAGCFNPYSGVKTSILILDKALAKKSDTIAFVKIENDGYGLGAQRRAVAGSDLPDAATFLKGYFNVGRVPPRGVAESRDPVDNQAGVADVGRVPPRGVPLSDAGSGDPAYSNTQIVPKSKIAANGDYNLSGERYREGVTQHSIYPRVLLEEIAEVRMGETLIKGDLTGKGKAIFSADSSDEPWAFSEPTRLSFGKNTLVIGARGTIGSVKFPNRDCFTCTQTTIAITAAVERILPEFLYHWLKAFDFKTITEGVGIPMITVANVNKFEIPLPPLEIQKEIVAEIEGYQKVINGARAVLDHYRPHIPIHPDWPMVELGNVVSYSSGGTPSKANESYWIGDIPWVSAKDMKSDVLSDASTHVSKAAVKESATQIAPVGSLLILVRGMGLANGVPICELAKPCAFNQDVKAMKPHASVNSTFLRVMLKQEEPQFRKILETAAHGTLKINTDDLSAIKFPLPPLAEQQAIVAEIEAEQKLVSANRELITRFEQKIQATLARIWGCPT; this comes from the coding sequence ATGCTCGACTCAGAAACCAAACGCCGCATCGACACCGCCCGCGATATTCTCGTCGGCAAGGTGCCCGACCCCAAATCGCAGGTGGAGCAGATTACCATCGCCCTGATCTACAAGTTCATGGACGACATGGATGCCGAGGCCGAGGAGCTGGGCGGCAAGCGCAAGTTCTTCACCAAGGAGTTCGCCCGCTACGGCTGGGCCAAGCTGATGAGCCCGTCGCTCGGCGGACACGAAATGCGCGACCTCTACAAAGAAGGGCTGGCGAAAATGCCGGAGAATCCCGGCATCCCGCCGCTCTTCCGCGACATTCTCAAAGATGCCGACCTGCCGTACCGCGACCCCGAAACGCTCAAGAGTTTCCTCAAGATCATCAACGGGTTCACCTATGACCACAGCGAAAAGCTCGGCGACGCTTTTGAATATCTGCTCTCCGTCCTCGGCTCGCAGGGCGACGCCGGACAGTTCCGCACGCCGCGCCACATCATCGACTTCATGGTCGAGGTCATCGCGCCGAAAAAAGGTGAAGTGATTCTCGATCCCGCCTGCGGCACCGCCGGTTTTCTCATCTCCGCTTACAAACACATCCTGAAAGCTCACGATCCGTCCAATCGGGCAAATCCGTCCGCCAAACCGCTGACCCCCGACGAGCGCGGCAAAATGGCCAAAAACTTCCGTGGCTATGACATTTCGCCCGACATGGTGCGCCTTTCGCTGGTCAACCTTTACCTCCACGGCTTCGCCGACCCGCATATTGTCGAGTACGACACCCTCACCTCCGAAGAACGCTGGAATGAATACGCCGACGTCATCCTCGCCAACCCGCCCTTCATGTCGCCGAAAGGCGGCATCAAGCCGCACAAGCGTTTCTCCATTCAGGCCAAGCGCAGCGAAGTGCTCTTCGTGGACTACATGGCCGAACACCTCACGCCCACCGGACGCGCCGCCATCATTGTCCCCGAAGGGATCATCTTCCAGAGCCAGACCGCCTACAAACAGCTGCGCAAGATGCTGGTCGAAAATTCGCTCGTCGCCGTCGTCTCGCTCCCGGCGGGCTGCTTCAATCCCTATTCCGGCGTCAAGACCAGCATCCTGATTCTCGACAAAGCGCTGGCGAAAAAATCCGACACCATCGCCTTCGTCAAAATCGAAAACGACGGCTACGGCCTCGGCGCCCAGCGCCGCGCCGTTGCTGGCAGCGACCTGCCGGATGCCGCCACGTTTCTCAAAGGATATTTCAATGTAGGCCGCGTGCCCCCACGCGGCGTTGCCGAGTCAAGGGATCCTGTCGACAATCAGGCGGGGGTTGCGGATGTAGGCCGCGTGCCCCCACGCGGCGTTCCCTTGTCAGACGCCGGGTCAGGGGACCCGGCCTACAGCAACACCCAAATCGTCCCCAAATCCAAAATCGCCGCCAACGGCGACTACAACCTCTCCGGCGAGCGCTACCGCGAGGGCGTCACGCAGCACTCCATCTACCCACGGGTCTTGCTGGAGGAAATTGCGGAAGTCCGAATGGGCGAAACTCTGATCAAGGGCGACCTGACCGGCAAAGGGAAAGCCATCTTCAGTGCCGATTCGTCAGATGAGCCGTGGGCTTTCAGTGAGCCAACCCGGTTGTCATTTGGAAAAAACACTCTCGTAATTGGTGCGCGTGGCACAATCGGCTCGGTGAAGTTTCCCAATCGCGATTGCTTCACATGCACTCAAACGACCATCGCAATCACGGCAGCCGTGGAGCGAATTTTGCCTGAGTTCCTATATCACTGGCTGAAGGCGTTTGACTTCAAGACAATTACCGAGGGCGTCGGGATTCCCATGATCACCGTCGCCAATGTGAACAAGTTTGAAATCCCCCTGCCGCCGCTGGAAATACAGAAAGAGATCGTGGCGGAGATCGAGGGCTACCAGAAAGTCATCAACGGTGCCCGCGCCGTCCTCGACCACTACCGCCCCCACATCCCCATCCACCCCGACTGGCCGATGGTGGAATTGGGGAACGTCGTTAGCTACAGCAGCGGTGGAACGCCATCAAAGGCCAATGAATCCTATTGGATTGGCGACATCCCGTGGGTCTCGGCCAAGGATATGAAATCCGATGTGTTGTCGGATGCTTCAACCCACGTTTCGAAAGCCGCTGTCAAAGAAAGCGCCACGCAAATCGCGCCCGTTGGTTCGCTTTTGATTCTTGTTCGGGGTATGGGTCTCGCCAACGGAGTGCCAATCTGTGAACTCGCGAAACCATGCGCCTTCAACCAAGACGTAAAGGCGATGAAGCCGCACGCGTCGGTCAATTCAACGTTTCTCAGGGTGATGCTGAAACAAGAAGAGCCGCAGTTCCGGAAGATTTTAGAAACCGCCGCGCACGGCACTCTGAAGATCAACACCGACGACCTGAGTGCAATTAAATTCCCTCTGCCGCCGCTGGCGGAGCAGCAGGCGATAGTCGCGGAGATCGAAGCCGAGCAAAAACTGGTGTCCGCCAACCGCGAACTGATTACCCGCTTCGAGCAGAAAATCCAAGCCACCCTCGCCCGCATCTGGGGCTGTCCAACGTAG
- a CDS encoding four helix bundle protein, whose translation MAKIRPSGGYRETCSFQTSTVIYDATVWFCEKFLDPRSRTVDQMVQAARSGRQNIAEGSRAAATSSQTELRLVNVARASLEELLLDYEDFLRHRRLTKWNPDSPEALAVRNVPRNFKQDSPDQSNLTDLSDQARWALYAPWLEHADSAVRANALICLINQANYLLDQQIAALEAQFIEGGGYSEQLATARLAKRAAKPSDKIPACPQCGKPTVLRTAKSGKNAGQQFWGCTGYPDCKGVAKV comes from the coding sequence ATGGCGAAAATACGACCCAGCGGCGGCTACCGGGAGACATGCAGTTTTCAAACCTCTACCGTGATCTATGATGCCACCGTCTGGTTCTGCGAAAAGTTTCTCGACCCGCGCTCCCGCACGGTGGATCAGATGGTGCAGGCCGCCCGCTCCGGACGGCAGAACATCGCCGAAGGCAGCCGCGCCGCCGCAACCTCTTCGCAAACCGAACTCCGGCTGGTGAACGTCGCCCGCGCCAGCCTCGAAGAACTCCTGCTCGACTACGAAGACTTCCTGCGCCATCGCCGTCTCACGAAGTGGAACCCCGACAGCCCCGAAGCGCTGGCCGTGCGCAATGTCCCCCGCAATTTCAAACAGGATTCGCCCGATCAGTCCAATCTGACTGATCTGTCAGATCAGGCAAGGTGGGCGCTTTACGCGCCCTGGCTGGAGCACGCCGACTCCGCCGTGCGGGCCAATGCCTTGATTTGCCTGATTAACCAGGCCAATTACCTGCTCGACCAGCAGATTGCCGCGCTCGAAGCGCAGTTTATCGAAGGCGGCGGCTACAGCGAACAGCTCGCCACCGCCCGGCTGGCCAAACGCGCCGCGAAACCGTCTGATAAAATCCCGGCCTGTCCGCAGTGCGGGAAACCAACGGTATTGCGAACCGCCAAATCCGGCAAAAACGCCGGCCAGCAGTTCTGGGGCTGCACCGGCTATCCCGACTGCAAAGGCGTTGCCAAAGTTTAA
- a CDS encoding DEAD/DEAH box helicase family protein — MKEAAARIKINKLLEEAGWRFFADAGSPANIQLEPSVTLTKQALDGLGENFEKAGKGFIDFLLLDSKGFPLIILEAKAEDKNPLVGKEQARKYAKSQNCRFVILSNGNLHYFWDLERGNPYHITSFPSPESVTGYKQTAPDPQRLVKDQVGADYIVLTQRPNYQSEAAWRNAAERPGYIQTNKLRFLRPYQLKAMHSLQQAVKDGADRFLFEMATGTGKTLTAAAVIKLFLRSGNARRVLFLVDRLELEDQAKKAFTALLSSDFKTVIYKENRDDWRHAEIVVTTVQSLLFNNKYQRLFSPTDFDLVISDEAHRSIGGNARAVFDYFIGYKLGLTATPRDYLKRFSKSSPTTRDPRETERRLLLDTYRTFGCENSQPTFRYTLLDGVKDGFLINPTVVDARTEITTELLSEKGFIVSFTDDAGEDQQEAFKQREFEKRFFADATNRLFCKTFLEHALRDPVSGEIGKSIVFAVSQNHAAKLAQILNQMADRMFPGKYQSDFAVQVTSQIPDAQQMTINFANNKLLGESNVIPAYKTSKARVCVTVGMMTTGYDCPDILNLGLFRPVFSPTDFIQIKGRGTRKHDFREELFDETIKEHVEKPLKSAFKLFDFFANCEYFEKEFNYDEVLKLPRPKGKGGEGPNPPPPSGGLYDHTGEDLLETIKEETIGYGGMKIDRMFFQQFEDTLRENATVADAVEAGQWERVIDYVNREVFDKPEQFYTLDKLRKAASVDRLLTLREILEKAFGLIPRFKSKDELLEEEFAKFVADAKPDEAEAIPAIKTYFKAYVTDGLVRHIIDEKEFADLATNPVFSVRDFKAVPKKYRDLIPAYVKDYVPLNQFAA; from the coding sequence ATGAAAGAAGCCGCCGCCCGCATCAAAATCAACAAACTGCTCGAAGAGGCCGGCTGGCGTTTCTTCGCGGACGCCGGCAGTCCCGCAAACATTCAGCTCGAACCCAGCGTCACACTCACCAAACAGGCGCTCGACGGACTCGGCGAAAACTTTGAGAAAGCGGGCAAAGGATTCATCGACTTCCTGCTGCTGGACAGCAAAGGCTTTCCGCTGATCATCCTTGAGGCCAAAGCGGAGGACAAAAACCCGCTCGTCGGCAAAGAACAGGCCCGCAAATATGCCAAGTCCCAGAACTGCCGGTTCGTCATTCTCTCCAACGGCAACCTGCACTACTTCTGGGATCTGGAGCGCGGCAATCCATACCACATCACATCCTTTCCTTCGCCGGAGTCCGTGACGGGTTACAAACAGACCGCACCGGATCCGCAACGCCTCGTCAAAGATCAGGTCGGCGCCGACTACATCGTGCTGACCCAGCGTCCGAACTATCAGTCCGAAGCGGCGTGGCGCAACGCGGCCGAACGTCCCGGCTACATCCAGACCAACAAGCTGCGTTTCCTGCGGCCCTATCAGTTGAAAGCCATGCATTCTCTGCAACAGGCGGTCAAAGATGGCGCAGACCGCTTTCTGTTTGAGATGGCGACCGGCACCGGCAAAACGCTCACCGCCGCCGCCGTCATCAAACTTTTTCTCCGCTCCGGCAATGCCCGGCGCGTGCTGTTTCTGGTGGATCGCCTCGAACTGGAGGATCAGGCCAAAAAAGCGTTCACGGCCCTGCTGTCCTCCGATTTCAAAACCGTCATCTACAAAGAAAACCGCGACGACTGGCGGCACGCCGAAATCGTCGTTACCACCGTGCAATCACTGCTCTTCAACAACAAATACCAGCGGCTCTTTTCGCCGACCGACTTTGATCTGGTCATTTCCGACGAAGCGCACCGCTCCATCGGCGGCAATGCCCGCGCCGTCTTCGACTACTTCATCGGCTATAAACTCGGCCTCACCGCCACGCCGCGCGACTATCTCAAACGGTTCAGCAAATCCTCGCCGACCACCCGCGACCCGCGTGAAACCGAACGCCGCCTGCTGCTTGACACCTACCGAACCTTCGGCTGCGAAAACAGCCAGCCGACGTTCCGCTACACCCTGCTCGACGGCGTAAAGGATGGGTTTCTGATCAATCCGACGGTTGTGGACGCCCGCACGGAAATCACCACCGAACTGCTTTCCGAAAAAGGATTCATCGTCTCGTTCACCGATGATGCCGGTGAAGATCAGCAGGAAGCCTTCAAACAGCGCGAGTTTGAGAAGCGTTTCTTCGCCGATGCCACCAACCGGCTTTTCTGCAAAACCTTTCTGGAGCACGCCCTGCGCGATCCGGTCAGCGGCGAAATCGGCAAGTCGATTGTCTTCGCCGTCAGCCAGAACCACGCCGCCAAGCTGGCTCAGATTCTCAATCAGATGGCTGACCGCATGTTCCCCGGAAAATACCAGTCGGACTTCGCCGTGCAGGTCACCTCGCAGATTCCCGACGCCCAGCAGATGACGATCAACTTCGCCAATAACAAGCTGCTGGGCGAATCGAATGTCATCCCCGCCTATAAAACCAGCAAGGCCCGTGTTTGCGTCACCGTCGGCATGATGACCACCGGCTACGACTGCCCCGACATTCTCAATCTCGGCCTCTTCCGCCCGGTCTTTTCTCCGACGGACTTCATTCAGATCAAAGGGCGCGGCACCCGCAAGCACGACTTCCGCGAAGAGCTCTTCGACGAAACGATCAAAGAGCATGTCGAAAAGCCGCTGAAATCCGCCTTCAAGCTCTTCGACTTTTTTGCCAACTGCGAATACTTCGAGAAGGAATTTAACTACGACGAAGTGCTGAAGCTTCCGCGCCCGAAAGGCAAAGGCGGCGAAGGCCCGAATCCGCCGCCACCGTCCGGCGGCCTCTACGACCACACCGGCGAAGACCTGCTCGAAACGATCAAAGAAGAAACCATCGGCTACGGCGGCATGAAGATCGACCGGATGTTCTTCCAGCAATTTGAGGACACCCTGCGCGAAAACGCGACCGTCGCCGACGCGGTTGAAGCGGGACAGTGGGAGCGCGTCATTGATTACGTCAACCGCGAGGTTTTCGACAAGCCGGAGCAGTTTTACACCCTCGACAAACTGCGCAAAGCCGCCTCCGTGGATCGGCTGCTGACGCTGCGCGAAATTCTGGAGAAAGCCTTCGGGCTCATTCCGCGCTTCAAATCCAAGGACGAACTGCTCGAAGAGGAATTCGCCAAATTTGTCGCCGACGCCAAGCCCGACGAAGCCGAAGCCATTCCGGCGATTAAGACCTACTTCAAGGCCTACGTTACCGACGGGCTCGTCCGCCACATCATCGACGAAAAGGAATTCGCCGACCTCGCCACCAATCCGGTCTTTTCCGTCCGCGACTTCAAAGCCGTGCCGAAGAAATACCGCGACCTGATTCCTGCATACGTCAAAGACTACGTTCCGCTCAACCAGTTTGCGGCTTAG
- a CDS encoding electron transport complex subunit E: MSLFKELTKGIFKENPTFVLLLGMCPTLAVTNNAVNGFSMGLATLFVLAGSNMVISLIRNVVPKKVRIPCYVVVIAAFVTVVDLLMQAYAPEAIYQALGIFIPLIVVNCIVLGRAEAFACKNGILASIADGIGMGLGFTLSLTVIGGIREFLSTGSLFQIKLIEGWAHPFMLMGQAPGAFILLGILLAAINWNNLRKAKKAGRPWNPPGIDCHQCNLCDFGKKK; this comes from the coding sequence ATGTCCTTATTCAAAGAACTCACCAAAGGTATTTTTAAGGAAAACCCGACATTTGTACTGTTGCTTGGCATGTGCCCGACACTGGCCGTCACCAATAACGCCGTCAACGGATTCAGCATGGGACTGGCGACGCTGTTCGTGCTGGCAGGCAGCAATATGGTGATTTCACTCATCCGCAACGTCGTGCCGAAAAAAGTACGCATCCCCTGCTACGTCGTCGTCATCGCCGCTTTCGTTACGGTAGTCGATCTGCTCATGCAGGCCTACGCACCGGAAGCCATTTATCAGGCACTCGGAATTTTCATTCCGCTGATCGTCGTGAACTGCATCGTCCTCGGACGCGCCGAAGCGTTCGCCTGTAAGAACGGCATACTTGCCTCTATCGCCGACGGCATCGGCATGGGCCTCGGATTCACGCTGTCGCTCACCGTCATCGGCGGCATCCGGGAATTTTTATCCACCGGCTCGCTCTTTCAGATCAAACTGATCGAAGGCTGGGCGCACCCGTTCATGCTCATGGGCCAGGCCCCCGGTGCATTCATCCTGCTCGGCATTCTGCTGGCGGCCATCAACTGGAACAACCTGCGCAAAGCCAAAAAAGCCGGTCGCCCGTGGAACCCGCCCGGCATCGACTGCCACCAGTGCAACCTCTGCGACTTCGGGAAAAAGAAATAG
- a CDS encoding RnfABCDGE type electron transport complex subunit G: MSSENVKLTPLVLSTGLISCVATALMAWVFVVTEAPIAAAQQKKSTAALSQVLPAFNNQPTQEAVTLGGVTFYAARKDGQITGFAGETVSTKGYAGEVCVLAGLKPDGTITTVLVTRQSETPGLGTVVAERVREKTISGIIAGKKETGLPPNKILDQFNGMKAEAGQTPWAVKKDGGELDAITGATITSRAVGGAVFTIAETFAQNKAQLLKETK; the protein is encoded by the coding sequence ATGAGCAGCGAGAACGTCAAACTTACTCCGCTCGTGCTGAGCACCGGACTGATTTCCTGCGTCGCCACGGCGCTGATGGCGTGGGTCTTTGTCGTCACCGAAGCGCCGATTGCCGCCGCCCAGCAGAAGAAAAGTACCGCCGCGCTGAGTCAGGTTCTTCCTGCTTTTAACAACCAGCCGACTCAGGAAGCCGTCACGCTCGGCGGCGTCACCTTCTACGCCGCCCGCAAAGACGGACAGATCACCGGCTTTGCCGGTGAAACCGTCTCGACCAAGGGGTATGCCGGTGAAGTCTGCGTACTGGCTGGACTCAAACCGGACGGGACGATCACCACCGTGCTCGTCACCCGACAGTCGGAAACTCCGGGACTCGGCACCGTCGTCGCAGAACGGGTGCGTGAAAAAACTATTTCCGGAATCATCGCCGGCAAAAAAGAAACCGGCCTGCCGCCGAATAAAATTCTCGACCAGTTCAACGGTATGAAAGCCGAAGCCGGTCAGACGCCGTGGGCCGTCAAAAAAGACGGCGGAGAACTTGATGCCATCACCGGGGCCACGATCACCAGCCGGGCCGTCGGCGGCGCTGTCTTCACCATTGCCGAAACATTCGCGCAGAACAAAGCACAGCTCCTGAAGGAGACAAAGTAA